One window of Acidobacteriaceae bacterium genomic DNA carries:
- the nusG gene encoding transcription termination/antitermination protein NusG has translation MAEELKTGEPTNDFEQNLGANADETPAFDAGTVEGVEGEAPAAPAHNENFKWYIIHAYSGFERKVKESLESRVRAYHLEDRVGRIEIPTEPTTELRNGKKYTIDRVFLPGYVFVEMALDNDLWHVVKNTPRVTGFLQTGDQPNALSEAEVNAMLNRSDVTREKPKLKLKFTKGEQVRITEGPFANFNGAVDDVNEDKQTLKVMVSIFGRPTPTEVSFANVEKAEE, from the coding sequence ATGGCAGAAGAGTTGAAAACCGGCGAACCTACCAATGACTTCGAGCAGAACCTCGGAGCCAACGCCGACGAGACCCCGGCTTTCGACGCCGGCACCGTGGAGGGCGTCGAGGGTGAAGCCCCGGCTGCGCCTGCGCACAACGAGAACTTCAAGTGGTACATCATTCACGCGTACTCGGGCTTTGAGCGCAAGGTGAAGGAATCGCTTGAGAGCCGCGTCCGCGCGTACCACCTTGAGGACCGCGTCGGCCGCATCGAGATTCCGACGGAACCGACGACCGAGCTCCGCAACGGCAAGAAGTACACGATCGATCGCGTCTTCCTGCCTGGCTACGTCTTCGTGGAGATGGCGCTCGACAACGATCTCTGGCATGTGGTGAAGAACACGCCGCGGGTCACGGGCTTCCTGCAGACGGGCGACCAGCCCAATGCGCTCTCCGAGGCTGAGGTCAATGCGATGCTGAACCGCAGCGATGTGACCAGGGAGAAGCCGAAGCTCAAGCTTAAGTTCACCAAGGGCGAGCAGGTTCGCATCACCGAGGGCCCATTCGCAAACTTCAATGGTGCGGTTGACGACGTGAACGAAGACAAGCAGACCCTCAAGGTGATGGTCTCGATCTTTGGTCGTCCGACGCCCACCGAGGTCAGCTTCGCCAACGTGGAGAAGGCTGAGGAGTAA
- the secE gene encoding preprotein translocase subunit SecE, with translation MAKAIAAAAANPEDSNSGLQQVTAGPQRLVQFLKETRQEMHKVVAPTRNEVRNMTIVVLVSVFLFAAYFELVDLIFGKAIDQMFLRLTGH, from the coding sequence ATGGCGAAGGCAATTGCAGCAGCAGCAGCGAACCCGGAAGATTCAAACTCAGGCCTTCAGCAGGTGACTGCGGGCCCGCAGCGGCTCGTTCAGTTCCTGAAGGAAACGCGGCAGGAGATGCACAAGGTCGTTGCGCCCACACGCAACGAGGTTCGTAACATGACGATTGTCGTCCTGGTATCGGTGTTCCTGTTCGCTGCGTACTTTGAACTGGTGGATTTGATCTTTGGCAAGGCGATCGACCAGATGTTCCTGCGCCTGACGGGCCACTAG